A single region of the Vanessa atalanta chromosome Z, ilVanAtal1.2, whole genome shotgun sequence genome encodes:
- the LOC125076009 gene encoding uncharacterized protein LOC125076009, with translation MEEIESLVADLTIKSVKMDKTYLVEVTYILDPFDFFVRPMKYRPLIHEWESTEPKTKTTIFSIHDMVIFNYGYSCGARKYMRGKIIRISHIEYYLVFDVFAIDYGFTEKLIPIENVWECSHELKNTPALAFDCQLANCYPIDHTNGFTSEAIHAFKYYAGNEPLRMKILGKKPHKILVELVNSTPESIATLLAISGFSILGFFCDPIVWNPIVGCKIMYFDFKKLTIGETLHVRVLSGDSLNEFHVASVSDYNNHLKEIDIITFYARREFSLSPEHLIEGTLVSVKIENRNIYERAFIKKVTKLEETAIVQLVDWGRDEEFHIGKMKYMSAQCLRTPVLSIYCKSEENQAWDNGYDSFLTPGFEFDITIKSLGHQFECPNTVDISPAVESDDDDGGARALPINFNE, from the coding sequence ATGGAAGAAATCGAAAGCCTAGTAGCAGACCTAACAATAAAGTCTGTCAAGATGgataaaacttatttagtaGAAGTAACCTATATTTTAGATCCATTCGACTTTTTCGTTCGTCCGATGAAGTACAGACCACTCATCCACGAGTGGGAGTCCACTGAACCTAAAACAAAGACAACAATATTCAGTATACATGAtatggtaatatttaattacggtTATTCATGTGGAGCTCGTAAGTACATGAGAGGAAAAATAATTCGTATATCACACATTGAGTATTACCTAGTGTTCGATGTATTTGCAATTGATTACGGTTTTACCGAAAAATTAATCCCGATTGAAAATGTATGGGAATGCTCACATGAATTGAAAAATACGCCAGCACTGGCTTTTGACTGCCAGCTTGCTAATTGTTACCCCATAGATCACACCAATGGTTTCACATCGGAAGCAATTcatgcttttaaatattatgctgGAAACGAACCTCTTAGAATGAAAATTTTAGGCAAGAAACCGCATAAGATTCTGGTTGAGTTAGTAAATTCTACTCCAGAAAGCATAGCAACATTGCTAGCTATAAGCGGATTTTCAATATTAGGTTTCTTTTGCGACCCAATAGTTTGGAATCCGATAGTTGGgtgtaaaataatgtatttcgattttaaaaaaCTCACGATTGGTGAAACCCTACATGTTAGGGTGCTATCGGGTGATTCGTTGAATGAATTCCATGTTGCTAGTGTTAGCGACTACAATAATCACCTCAAAGAAATTGATATCATAACATTTTACGCAAGAAGAGAATTCTCGCTGTCGCCTGAGCATTTGATTGAGGGAACATTAGTCTCTGTGAAAATTGAAAACAGAAATATATACGAAAGAGCTTTTATAAAGAAAGTGACGAAACTCGAAGAAACTGCTATTGTTCAACTCGTGGATTGGGGAAGAGATGAAGAGTTTCATATaggaaaaatgaaatatatgtcCGCACAGTGTCTGAGGACACCGGTACTCTCGATTTATTGCAAATCTGAAGAGAATCAGGCTTGGGATAATGGATACGATAGTTTTTTAACACCTGGATTTGAATttgatataacaattaaaagccTCGGGCATCAGTTCGAATGTCCTAACACAGTTGACATTTCCCCAGCGGTAGAATCTGACGATGATGATGGTGGGGCCAGAGCCTtaccaattaattttaatgaataa